One Aphelocoma coerulescens isolate FSJ_1873_10779 chromosome 5, UR_Acoe_1.0, whole genome shotgun sequence DNA segment encodes these proteins:
- the LOC138112116 gene encoding acyl-CoA (8-3)-desaturase-like isoform X3, translated as MCEGTMVISRLENPGQWMNQDAFVAFHVNKVLVSTYLKPLQIGELAPDQPSVEPTKNEMLVKDFRELHATVERMGLLEPNQLFFFLLLAHILLLDTAAWLILFYFGTSLLPFVFSLLVLTTSQVQASWLQHDLGHLSVFRKTKWNHLLHKFVMCHLIGASAKWWTLLHSQHHAKPNCFHKDPDIDMHPFLFTLGKKFSVELGIKKKKYMPYNHQHKYFFITLPPLLFPTYFHCHTFYIAYTKKYWVDLAWMLTFYIRFFYTYGSLLETKSLLAYYFIFRMLESSWFVWVSQMNHIPMDIDYDKNLDWMSTQLQATCNVEQSLFNDWFTGHLNFQIEHHLFPTMPRHNYWKVAPLVKSLCAKHGIEYQCKPLLTAFADIVHSLKNWGELWLDAYLHK; from the exons ATGTGTGAAGGAACAATGGTTATCAG caGGCTGGAAAATCCCGGACAATGGATGAACCAG GATGCCTTTGTGGCATTCCACGTCAACAAGGTGCTGGTGAGCACGTACTTGAAGCCACTGCAGATCGGGGAGCTGGCACCAGACCAACCCAGCGTTGAGCCCACTAAAAAT GAAATGCTGGTGAAAGACTTCCGGGAATTGCATGCCACAGTGGAGAGAATGGGACTCCTGGAGCCAAACCAactcttcttcttcctgctcctggctCACATCCTGCTCTTGGATACAGCTGCTTGGCTCATCCTCTTCTACTTTGGGACGTCCTTACTGCCCTTCGTTTTCTCCCTGCTGGTGCTGACCACTTCCCAG GTCCAGGCTTCCTGGTTACAACATGATTTAGGACACCTCTCAGTATTCAGGAAGACCAAGTGGAACCACTTGCTGCACAAGTTTGTGATGTGCCATTTGATT GGGGCTTCGGCCAAGTGGTGGACTCTCCTGCACTCccagcaccatgccaaacccaaCTGCTTCCACAAGGACCCTGACATTGATATGCACCCTTTCCTCTTCACTTTGGGGAAGAAATTCTCCGTGGAG cttgggatcaaaaagaaaaaatacatgcCCTACAACCACCAACACAAATACTTCTTCATCA ctctTCCTCCGCTCCTGTTCCCCACCTACTTCCACTGCCACACATTCTACATTGCCTACACAAAGAAGTACTGGGTG GACCTGGCCTGGATGCTGACCTTCTACATCCGATTCTTTTATACTTATGGATCATTATTAGAAACAAAGAGTCTCCTGGcatattattttatattcag GATGTTGGAGAGCAGCTGGTTTGTCTGGGTCTCACAGATGAACCATATCCCAATGGATATCGACTACGACAAGAATTTGGACTGGATGTCTACTCAG CTCCAGGCAACCTGCAATGTGGAGCAGTCGCTGTTCAATGACTGGTTCACTGGGCACCTCAACTTCCAGATTGAGCATCA CCTTTTCCCTACAATGCCACGGCACAACTACTGGAAGGTGGCCCCTCTGGTGAAGTCCCTGTGTGCCAAGCATGGCATTGAGTACCAGTGCAAGCCTCTGCTCACGGCCTTCGCAGACATTGTGCA ctccctgaaGAACTGGGGAGAGCTCTGGCTCGATGCCTACCTGCACAAATAA
- the LOC138112116 gene encoding acyl-CoA (8-3)-desaturase-like isoform X1: MAPPRGGGEVRDGDRDGDKDRAPAAGMRRFTWEEIGQRSGRGPAPQELWLVIDRKVYDISHFYRRHPGGARLLVSHAGQDATDAFVAFHVNKVLVSTYLKPLQIGELAPDQPSVEPTKNEMLVKDFRELHATVERMGLLEPNQLFFFLLLAHILLLDTAAWLILFYFGTSLLPFVFSLLVLTTSQVQASWLQHDLGHLSVFRKTKWNHLLHKFVMCHLIGASAKWWTLLHSQHHAKPNCFHKDPDIDMHPFLFTLGKKFSVELGIKKKKYMPYNHQHKYFFITLPPLLFPTYFHCHTFYIAYTKKYWVDLAWMLTFYIRFFYTYGSLLETKSLLAYYFIFRMLESSWFVWVSQMNHIPMDIDYDKNLDWMSTQLQATCNVEQSLFNDWFTGHLNFQIEHHLFPTMPRHNYWKVAPLVKSLCAKHGIEYQCKPLLTAFADIVHSLKNWGELWLDAYLHK; encoded by the exons ATGGCACCGCCGAGGGGTGGCGGGGAGGtgcgggatggggacagggatggggacaaggacagggccCCTGCGGCGGGGATGCGGCGCTTCACCTGGGAGGAGATCGGGCAGCGGAGCGGGCGGGGGCCGGCGCCGCAGGAGCTCTGGCTGGTGATCGACAGGAAGGTGTACGACATCAGCCACTTCTACCGCAGACACCCGGGGGGGGCCCGGCTCCTGGTCAGCCACGCCGGGCAGGACGCCACG GATGCCTTTGTGGCATTCCACGTCAACAAGGTGCTGGTGAGCACGTACTTGAAGCCACTGCAGATCGGGGAGCTGGCACCAGACCAACCCAGCGTTGAGCCCACTAAAAAT GAAATGCTGGTGAAAGACTTCCGGGAATTGCATGCCACAGTGGAGAGAATGGGACTCCTGGAGCCAAACCAactcttcttcttcctgctcctggctCACATCCTGCTCTTGGATACAGCTGCTTGGCTCATCCTCTTCTACTTTGGGACGTCCTTACTGCCCTTCGTTTTCTCCCTGCTGGTGCTGACCACTTCCCAG GTCCAGGCTTCCTGGTTACAACATGATTTAGGACACCTCTCAGTATTCAGGAAGACCAAGTGGAACCACTTGCTGCACAAGTTTGTGATGTGCCATTTGATT GGGGCTTCGGCCAAGTGGTGGACTCTCCTGCACTCccagcaccatgccaaacccaaCTGCTTCCACAAGGACCCTGACATTGATATGCACCCTTTCCTCTTCACTTTGGGGAAGAAATTCTCCGTGGAG cttgggatcaaaaagaaaaaatacatgcCCTACAACCACCAACACAAATACTTCTTCATCA ctctTCCTCCGCTCCTGTTCCCCACCTACTTCCACTGCCACACATTCTACATTGCCTACACAAAGAAGTACTGGGTG GACCTGGCCTGGATGCTGACCTTCTACATCCGATTCTTTTATACTTATGGATCATTATTAGAAACAAAGAGTCTCCTGGcatattattttatattcag GATGTTGGAGAGCAGCTGGTTTGTCTGGGTCTCACAGATGAACCATATCCCAATGGATATCGACTACGACAAGAATTTGGACTGGATGTCTACTCAG CTCCAGGCAACCTGCAATGTGGAGCAGTCGCTGTTCAATGACTGGTTCACTGGGCACCTCAACTTCCAGATTGAGCATCA CCTTTTCCCTACAATGCCACGGCACAACTACTGGAAGGTGGCCCCTCTGGTGAAGTCCCTGTGTGCCAAGCATGGCATTGAGTACCAGTGCAAGCCTCTGCTCACGGCCTTCGCAGACATTGTGCA ctccctgaaGAACTGGGGAGAGCTCTGGCTCGATGCCTACCTGCACAAATAA
- the LOC138112116 gene encoding acyl-CoA (8-3)-desaturase-like isoform X2, translating into MSLLVQRTAKEVLLRRSSERHTRGAQMLQKRLLSKDAFVAFHVNKVLVSTYLKPLQIGELAPDQPSVEPTKNEMLVKDFRELHATVERMGLLEPNQLFFFLLLAHILLLDTAAWLILFYFGTSLLPFVFSLLVLTTSQVQASWLQHDLGHLSVFRKTKWNHLLHKFVMCHLIGASAKWWTLLHSQHHAKPNCFHKDPDIDMHPFLFTLGKKFSVELGIKKKKYMPYNHQHKYFFITLPPLLFPTYFHCHTFYIAYTKKYWVDLAWMLTFYIRFFYTYGSLLETKSLLAYYFIFRMLESSWFVWVSQMNHIPMDIDYDKNLDWMSTQLQATCNVEQSLFNDWFTGHLNFQIEHHLFPTMPRHNYWKVAPLVKSLCAKHGIEYQCKPLLTAFADIVHSLKNWGELWLDAYLHK; encoded by the exons GATGCCTTTGTGGCATTCCACGTCAACAAGGTGCTGGTGAGCACGTACTTGAAGCCACTGCAGATCGGGGAGCTGGCACCAGACCAACCCAGCGTTGAGCCCACTAAAAAT GAAATGCTGGTGAAAGACTTCCGGGAATTGCATGCCACAGTGGAGAGAATGGGACTCCTGGAGCCAAACCAactcttcttcttcctgctcctggctCACATCCTGCTCTTGGATACAGCTGCTTGGCTCATCCTCTTCTACTTTGGGACGTCCTTACTGCCCTTCGTTTTCTCCCTGCTGGTGCTGACCACTTCCCAG GTCCAGGCTTCCTGGTTACAACATGATTTAGGACACCTCTCAGTATTCAGGAAGACCAAGTGGAACCACTTGCTGCACAAGTTTGTGATGTGCCATTTGATT GGGGCTTCGGCCAAGTGGTGGACTCTCCTGCACTCccagcaccatgccaaacccaaCTGCTTCCACAAGGACCCTGACATTGATATGCACCCTTTCCTCTTCACTTTGGGGAAGAAATTCTCCGTGGAG cttgggatcaaaaagaaaaaatacatgcCCTACAACCACCAACACAAATACTTCTTCATCA ctctTCCTCCGCTCCTGTTCCCCACCTACTTCCACTGCCACACATTCTACATTGCCTACACAAAGAAGTACTGGGTG GACCTGGCCTGGATGCTGACCTTCTACATCCGATTCTTTTATACTTATGGATCATTATTAGAAACAAAGAGTCTCCTGGcatattattttatattcag GATGTTGGAGAGCAGCTGGTTTGTCTGGGTCTCACAGATGAACCATATCCCAATGGATATCGACTACGACAAGAATTTGGACTGGATGTCTACTCAG CTCCAGGCAACCTGCAATGTGGAGCAGTCGCTGTTCAATGACTGGTTCACTGGGCACCTCAACTTCCAGATTGAGCATCA CCTTTTCCCTACAATGCCACGGCACAACTACTGGAAGGTGGCCCCTCTGGTGAAGTCCCTGTGTGCCAAGCATGGCATTGAGTACCAGTGCAAGCCTCTGCTCACGGCCTTCGCAGACATTGTGCA ctccctgaaGAACTGGGGAGAGCTCTGGCTCGATGCCTACCTGCACAAATAA
- the CAT gene encoding catalase translates to MADGRDDAADQLKQWKNHRGSQKPDVLTTGAGNPIGDKLNILTVGPRGPLLVQDVVFTDEMAHFDRERIPERVVHAKGAGAFGYFEVTHDITQYCKAKVFEHIGKRTPLAIRFSTVAGESGSADTVRDPRGFAMKFYTEDGNWDLVGNNTPIFFIRDAMLFPSFIHSQKRNPQTHLKDPDMVWDFWSLRPESLHQVSFLFSDRGIPDGYRHMNGYGSHTFKLVNADGQAVYCKFHAKTDQGIKNLSVEEAGRLASTDPDYAIRDLYNAIAKGNYPSWSFYIQVMTFEEAEKFPFNPFDVTKVWPHGDYPLIPVGKLVLNRNPVNYFAEVEQMAYDPSNMPPGIEPSPDKMLQGRLFSYPDTHRHRLGPNYLQIPVNCPFRARVANYQRDGPMTVSDNQGGAPNYYPNSFTGPEDQPRLKESRISVSGDVQRFNSANEDNVTQVREFYLKVLNEEERQRLCRNIADHLKDAQLFIQKRAVKNFTDVHPKYGACIQALLDKYNAESGKKDVIRTYTQSTTHMSVKERSNL, encoded by the exons ATGGCTGACGGGCGGGACGACGCCGCGGACCAGCTGAAGCAGTGGAAGAACCACCGGGGCTCCCAG AAACCAGATGTCCTGACCACCGGTGCTGGGAACCCCATTGGGGATAAGCTGAATATCCTGACAGTGGGGCCACGTGGACCTCTTCTTGTCCAAGATGTTGTTTTCACTGATGAGATGGCTCACTTTGACAGAGAGAGGATTCCTGAGAGAGTTGTGCATGCAAAAGGGGCAG GAGCCTTTGGCTATTTTGAAGTCACTCATGATATCACCCAGTATTGTAAGGCAAAAGTGTTTGAGCACATTGGGAAGAGGACTCCACTTGCCATCCGCTTCTCCACTGTTG CTGGAGAATCTGGCTCAGCTGACACAGTTCGTGACCCCCGAGGCTTTGCCATGAAATTCTACACAGAAGATGGGAATTGGGATCTTGTGGGAAACAACACTCCCATCTTCTTTATTCGGGATGCAATGTTG TTTCCATCCTTCATCCATAGCCAAAAGAGGAACCCTCAGACTCATCTGAAGGATCCAGACATGGTGTGGGACTTCTGGAGTCTTCGCCCTGAGTCTTTGCATCAA GTGTCTTTCCTGTTCAGTGATCGTGGCATTCCCGATGGCTATCGCCACATGAATGGATATGGATCACACACTTTCAAACTGGTTAATGCTGATGGACAAGCAGTTTACTGCAAATTCCATGCCAAG ACTGACCAGGGCATCAAAAACCTTTCTGTGGAAGAAGCAGGAAGACTGGCTTCTACTGATCCTGATTATGCCATACGGGACCTTTACAATGCCATTGCCAAGGGGAACTATCCTTCATGGTCCTTCTACATTCAGGTTATGACCTTTGAAGAAGCAGAGAAATTCCCATTTAATCCTTTTGATGTGACTAAG GTTTGGCCTCATGGTGACTACCCTCTCATCCCTGTGGGAAAGCTGGTCTTGAACAGGAATCCTGTCAACTACTTTGCAGAGGTGGAACAGATGGCTTATGACCCTAGCAACATGCCCCCTGGAATTGAGCCCAGCCCTGACAAAATGCTGCAG GGACGCCTCTTCTCCTATCCTGACACCCACAGACACCGCCTGGGCCCCAACTACCTCCAGATCCCTGTGAATTGTCCCTTCAGAGCCAGGGTGGCCAACTACCAGAGGGACGGGCCAATGACTGTTTCTGACAACCAAG gtggTGCCCCAAATTATTACCCAAACAGCTTCACTGGTCCCGAGGATCAGCCCCGGCTCAAGGAGAGCCGCATATCTGTCTCGGGAGATGTGCAGCGCTTCAACAGTGCCAATGAGGACAATGTGACCCAG GTGCGAGAATTCTACCTCAAAGTGCTGAACGAGGAAGAGCGCCAGAGGCTGTGCAGAAACATCGCAGATCATCTGAAGGATGCCCAACTCTTCATTCAGAAACGAGCT GTGAAAAACTTCACTGATGTTCATCCTAAATATGGAGCCTGTATCCAGGCTTTGCTGGACAAATACAATGCTGAGAGTGGGAAAAAG GATGTAATTAGGACGTACACACAGTCCACAACCCATATGTCTGTCAAGGAAAGGTCCAACCTGTAA